The following proteins come from a genomic window of Hymenobacter canadensis:
- a CDS encoding FKBP-type peptidyl-prolyl cis-trans isomerase — MKLGFKNSVLVRVAALLLAVAAPALSGCDSTDFAQEQEDRQNEFKVKDDAVIQAYLTRKGITAGDGVNQYTRLSDADNNGLYLVKLSDGPVTNALITNGKQVDIKYIGRFLRETNETTVFDNSTDQRVPCGCFSVTVGAGQVIKGWDQGLLKMRKGDRKLMLIPSYLAYGQTGRGTIPGDEPLLFDMEVLEVR, encoded by the coding sequence ATGAAACTCGGATTCAAAAACTCGGTGCTGGTGCGCGTGGCAGCCCTGTTGCTGGCCGTAGCCGCCCCAGCCCTTTCGGGCTGCGACAGTACGGATTTCGCCCAGGAGCAGGAAGACCGCCAGAACGAGTTCAAGGTGAAGGATGATGCCGTGATTCAGGCGTACCTGACGCGCAAAGGCATCACGGCCGGCGACGGCGTGAACCAGTACACCCGCCTCAGCGACGCCGACAACAACGGTCTGTATCTGGTAAAGCTGAGTGACGGCCCGGTCACCAATGCCCTTATTACCAACGGCAAGCAGGTAGACATCAAGTACATCGGCCGCTTCCTGCGCGAAACCAACGAGACGACTGTTTTCGACAACTCCACCGATCAGCGCGTACCCTGCGGCTGCTTCAGCGTGACGGTAGGCGCCGGCCAGGTAATCAAGGGCTGGGACCAGGGCCTGCTGAAAATGCGCAAAGGCGACCGGAAGCTGATGTTGATTCCTTCGTACTTAGCCTATGGCCAGACGGGCCGCGGCACCATTCCCGGTGATGAGCCGCTGCTCTTCGACATGGAGGTGCTGGAAGTTCGGTAG
- a CDS encoding FKBP-type peptidyl-prolyl cis-trans isomerase, with protein MQLHRNILSLALAAGILGLASCNKGGGDFAKTKTGIEYKLFKNDGGTKYSAREIGPDGDATYKDRLGKILALDVEYRSYKDSVLFNSRKQQGIPMRIELQELKVKGGLEEALSLLQPGDSGVFRFNVDTIFAKSFRQPVPVFMKPMPGKDGKASTEPVYMTMFVKAQKLQTKDEAQADQQKMMMEQQQKMAAHAEEQLKKDDAILQEYVKKNNLTMQKDASGVYYMVTKPGTGPKPKAGQTVSVLYKGSLLDGKVFDSSEKMGNKPIDFPIGVGQVIPGWDKAIPLLAKGSKATLLIPSSLAYGQRGAGADIPADAPLRFDVELVDVK; from the coding sequence ATGCAATTGCATCGCAACATTCTGAGCCTGGCCCTGGCGGCCGGCATCCTGGGCCTGGCTTCCTGCAACAAAGGCGGCGGCGACTTTGCCAAGACCAAAACGGGCATCGAGTACAAGCTCTTCAAAAACGACGGCGGCACGAAATATTCGGCCCGCGAAATCGGCCCCGATGGCGACGCTACCTACAAGGACCGCCTGGGCAAAATCCTGGCCCTGGACGTAGAATATCGTTCGTACAAGGACTCGGTGCTGTTCAACTCGCGCAAGCAGCAGGGCATTCCGATGCGCATTGAGCTGCAGGAGCTGAAAGTGAAAGGCGGCCTGGAAGAGGCGCTGTCGTTGCTGCAGCCCGGCGACTCAGGCGTGTTCCGCTTCAACGTGGACACCATCTTCGCCAAGAGCTTCCGCCAGCCGGTGCCGGTGTTCATGAAGCCGATGCCGGGCAAAGACGGCAAGGCTAGCACGGAGCCAGTCTACATGACCATGTTCGTGAAGGCCCAGAAGCTGCAGACTAAAGATGAAGCCCAGGCCGACCAGCAGAAAATGATGATGGAGCAGCAGCAGAAAATGGCTGCCCACGCAGAAGAGCAGTTGAAGAAGGACGACGCGATTCTGCAGGAATACGTGAAGAAAAACAACCTCACCATGCAGAAAGACGCTTCGGGCGTGTACTACATGGTAACCAAGCCCGGCACCGGCCCCAAGCCGAAAGCCGGCCAGACGGTTTCGGTGCTCTACAAAGGCTCGCTGCTGGATGGCAAAGTGTTCGACTCGTCGGAGAAAATGGGCAACAAGCCGATTGACTTCCCGATTGGCGTAGGCCAGGTGATTCCGGGCTGGGACAAAGCTATTCCGCTGCTGGCCAAAGGCAGCAAAGCCACGCTGCTGATTCCGTCGTCGTTGGCCTATGGCCAGCGCGGCGCCGGTGCCGACATCCCCGCCGACGCGCCCCTTCGCTTCGACGTGGAGTTGGTGGACGTGAAGTAA
- the aspS gene encoding aspartate--tRNA ligase — protein sequence MLRTHTCGELRPEHIGQTVTLCGWVQRTRDKGGILWVDLRDRYGLTQLALEEGVETADVREQARQLGREFVLSVTGKVAERHSKNDKMPTGGIEIRVEQLNVLNPAKLPPFLIEDDTDGGDDLRMKYRYLDLRRAPVRQNLMLRHRVAQATRRYLDGQEFIEVETPVLIKSTPEGARDFVVPSRMNPGEFYALPQSPQTFKQLLMVSGFDRYFQIVKCFRDEDLRADRQPEFTQIDCEMSFVDQEDILNTFEGLVQYLFREVKNLEIGTLPRMTYQDAMRFYGNDKPDTRFEMKFVELNDVAKGHGFPVFEAAGLVVGICATGAASYTRKQLDELTEYVKRPQIGATGLIYARVEADGSVKSSVDKFYGQEQLQQWKAAFNAQPGDLLLILAGEPNKTRKALSELRLEMGQRLGLRDKDTFSALWVVDFPLLEYIEEEGRYFAMHHPFTSPKPEDVALLDSPDTIGEVRANAYDMVINGVEVGGGSIRIHDRVVQARMFSLLGFSDDEAKAQFGFLLDAFEYGAPPHGGIAFGFDRLCSLFGGADSIRDFIAFPKNNSGRDVMIDSPSQISGAQLKELSIKTDVVGK from the coding sequence ATGCTCCGGACCCACACCTGCGGCGAACTTCGCCCCGAACACATTGGCCAAACCGTCACGCTCTGCGGCTGGGTGCAGCGCACCCGCGACAAAGGCGGCATTCTGTGGGTGGATCTGCGCGACCGGTACGGCCTCACCCAGCTGGCCCTGGAAGAAGGCGTGGAAACCGCCGATGTGCGCGAGCAGGCCCGCCAGCTGGGCCGCGAGTTTGTGCTCTCGGTGACCGGCAAAGTGGCCGAGCGCCACTCCAAAAACGACAAGATGCCCACCGGCGGCATCGAAATCCGGGTGGAGCAGCTTAACGTGCTGAACCCCGCCAAGCTGCCCCCCTTCCTGATTGAGGACGACACCGACGGCGGCGACGACCTGCGGATGAAGTACCGCTACCTCGATTTGCGCCGCGCCCCCGTGCGCCAGAACCTGATGCTGCGCCACCGCGTGGCCCAGGCCACCCGCCGCTACCTCGACGGCCAGGAGTTCATCGAAGTGGAAACGCCGGTGCTCATCAAAAGCACGCCCGAAGGTGCCCGCGACTTCGTGGTGCCGTCCCGCATGAACCCCGGCGAGTTCTACGCCCTGCCCCAGAGCCCCCAGACGTTCAAGCAGCTGCTGATGGTGTCGGGCTTCGACCGGTACTTCCAGATTGTGAAGTGCTTCCGCGACGAAGACCTGCGCGCCGACCGCCAGCCCGAATTCACCCAGATTGACTGCGAAATGTCGTTTGTGGACCAGGAAGACATCCTCAACACCTTCGAAGGGCTGGTGCAGTACCTGTTCCGCGAGGTGAAGAACCTGGAAATCGGGACGCTGCCCCGCATGACCTACCAGGACGCCATGCGCTTCTATGGCAACGACAAGCCCGACACGCGCTTCGAAATGAAGTTCGTGGAACTGAACGACGTGGCCAAGGGCCACGGCTTCCCGGTGTTCGAGGCCGCCGGGCTGGTGGTGGGCATCTGCGCCACCGGCGCGGCCAGCTACACCCGCAAGCAACTCGACGAGCTGACCGAGTACGTAAAACGCCCGCAGATTGGCGCGACTGGCCTGATTTACGCCCGCGTGGAAGCCGATGGCTCCGTAAAATCGTCGGTGGATAAGTTCTACGGCCAGGAGCAGCTGCAGCAGTGGAAAGCCGCCTTCAACGCCCAGCCCGGCGACTTGCTGCTCATCCTGGCCGGCGAGCCGAACAAGACCCGCAAGGCGCTGAGCGAATTGCGCCTGGAAATGGGCCAGCGCCTCGGCCTGCGTGACAAAGACACTTTCTCGGCGCTGTGGGTGGTCGATTTCCCCCTGCTCGAGTACATCGAGGAGGAAGGCCGCTACTTCGCCATGCACCACCCCTTCACCTCGCCCAAGCCCGAAGACGTGGCCCTGCTCGACTCGCCCGACACCATCGGCGAAGTGCGAGCCAACGCCTACGACATGGTGATTAACGGCGTGGAAGTGGGCGGCGGCTCCATCCGCATCCACGACCGCGTGGTGCAAGCCCGCATGTTCAGCCTGCTGGGCTTCTCCGACGACGAAGCCAAAGCGCAGTTCGGCTTCCTGCTCGACGCCTTTGAGTACGGCGCGCCTCCGCACGGCGGCATTGCCTTCGGTTTCGACCGCCTCTGCAGCCTCTTCGGCGGCGCCGACTCCATCCGCGACTTCATCGCCTTCCCCAAAAACAACTCCGGCCGCGACGTCATGATTGACTCGCCCTCGCAGATTTCGGGCGCGCAGCTAAAGGAACTGAGCATCAAAACCGATGTGGTAGGAAAGTAA
- a CDS encoding FKBP-type peptidyl-prolyl cis-trans isomerase — translation MRPIRSILLLSCWLFSAVAWAQTGPATADSLSSLATPPANSLATTGGVRYVVLQPGSGAPSTRVAVYYQGFLPDGRIFDSTLAPAKPLRLRVGRGEVIRGWDELLGLLPPGSRVRAWIPARLAYGSQGVRHPDDDSRYLIPPDTDLRFDIELLPAR, via the coding sequence ATGCGCCCAATTCGAAGCATTCTGCTGCTGAGTTGCTGGCTGTTTTCGGCGGTAGCGTGGGCCCAGACGGGCCCGGCTACCGCCGATTCGCTTTCCAGCCTTGCCACCCCGCCCGCCAACAGCCTCGCCACTACCGGCGGCGTGCGCTACGTAGTGCTGCAGCCCGGCAGCGGCGCGCCCTCCACCCGCGTAGCCGTGTACTACCAAGGCTTTCTGCCCGATGGCCGGATATTCGACAGCACGCTGGCTCCCGCCAAGCCCTTGCGCCTGCGCGTGGGGCGCGGCGAGGTTATCCGGGGCTGGGACGAGCTGCTGGGTCTGCTGCCGCCCGGCAGCCGCGTGCGGGCCTGGATTCCGGCCCGCCTCGCCTACGGCTCCCAGGGCGTCCGCCATCCCGACGACGATTCCCGCTACCTGATTCCGCCCGATACCGACTTGCGGTTCGATATTGAGCTGCTGCCGGCCAGATAG
- a CDS encoding nucleoside deaminase: MPLSIYSDDHYMREALKQARYAFDEEEIPIGAVVVLDGQIIARAYNQTEKLRDVTAHAEMLALTAAANHLGNKYLTDCTLYVTVEPCVMCAGATAWAQLRRVVYGAEEPKFGYRRHGQLLHPKAEVVPGVLADECGSLMREFFARKRK; the protein is encoded by the coding sequence ATGCCCCTTTCCATCTACTCCGACGACCACTACATGCGCGAGGCCCTGAAGCAGGCGCGCTACGCGTTTGACGAGGAGGAAATTCCGATTGGGGCCGTGGTGGTACTCGATGGGCAGATTATTGCGCGGGCCTACAACCAGACCGAGAAGCTGCGCGACGTGACGGCCCACGCCGAAATGCTGGCCCTGACGGCCGCCGCCAACCACCTCGGCAACAAATACCTCACCGACTGCACGCTCTACGTGACCGTGGAGCCCTGCGTGATGTGCGCCGGCGCCACCGCCTGGGCCCAGCTGCGGCGCGTGGTGTACGGCGCCGAGGAGCCCAAATTCGGGTACCGCCGCCACGGCCAGCTGCTGCACCCCAAAGCCGAAGTGGTGCCCGGCGTGCTGGCCGACGAGTGCGGCAGCCTCATGCGCGAGTTCTTCGCCCGGAAGCGGAAATAG
- a CDS encoding nucleoside-diphosphate kinase: MATNRTFTMIKPDATQDNHIGGILSMIEEGGFRIVALKKVLLTAERAGKFYEVHNERPFYNDLVSYMSSGPIVAAILEKDNAVADFRTLIGATNPAQAAEGTIRKKYAKSIEANAVHGSDSDENAQIEGDFYFAADEQF; this comes from the coding sequence ATGGCTACGAACCGCACGTTCACCATGATTAAGCCCGATGCCACCCAGGACAACCACATCGGTGGCATCCTGAGCATGATTGAGGAAGGCGGCTTCCGCATCGTGGCACTGAAAAAAGTGCTGCTGACGGCTGAGCGCGCCGGCAAATTCTACGAAGTTCACAACGAGCGCCCCTTCTACAACGACCTGGTGTCGTACATGTCGTCGGGCCCCATCGTGGCTGCTATCCTGGAGAAGGACAACGCCGTGGCTGACTTCCGCACCCTGATTGGCGCTACCAACCCGGCCCAAGCCGCCGAAGGTACCATCCGGAAGAAGTACGCCAAGAGCATCGAAGCCAACGCCGTACACGGTTCCGACTCCGACGAAAACGCCCAGATCGAAGGCGACTTTTACTTCGCAGCCGACGAGCAGTTCTAA
- a CDS encoding FKBP-type peptidyl-prolyl cis-trans isomerase, with product MVRLIYCLLLLLPGLVAATPQQGTPAPFGRTPSGIEYRIYRLQNGRYTLRTDVVAAGDTAYARRIGKVLSAHMQYRTGKDSVLFSSRKQLRTALLLPLPEVKIKGGIEEAVALLQPGDSATFRFQADSVFRKSFRQPVPPPVRAGGNVLVLLVKANKVLTAEQARAEQIRLAEEAKKKEAAEASQRLTKDIAAIQAYAARNKLVLLKTPGGTHYVITKPGTGAKPLKGQTVSVLYKGALLSGKVFDSSEKNGGQPIEFPIGVGQVIPGWDQAIPLLPKGSKAILLIPSAQAYGSRGAGPDIPPHSILRFDVELVDKK from the coding sequence ATGGTTCGTTTGATTTATTGTTTGCTGCTCCTACTGCCGGGCCTGGTGGCGGCCACGCCCCAGCAAGGCACGCCTGCACCGTTCGGGCGCACGCCTTCAGGCATCGAATACCGCATCTACCGCCTGCAAAACGGCCGCTACACGCTCCGCACCGACGTGGTGGCGGCCGGCGACACGGCCTACGCCCGCCGCATCGGCAAGGTGCTGTCGGCGCACATGCAGTACCGGACCGGCAAAGATTCGGTGCTGTTCAGCTCTCGAAAGCAGCTGCGCACGGCCCTGCTGCTGCCGCTGCCCGAGGTGAAAATCAAGGGCGGAATCGAGGAGGCCGTTGCCCTGCTGCAGCCCGGCGACTCGGCCACATTCCGGTTTCAGGCCGATTCGGTGTTTCGCAAGTCGTTCCGGCAGCCGGTTCCGCCGCCCGTGCGCGCCGGCGGCAACGTGCTGGTGCTGCTGGTGAAGGCCAACAAGGTTCTGACGGCCGAACAAGCCCGCGCCGAGCAGATCCGACTGGCCGAAGAAGCCAAGAAAAAGGAAGCCGCCGAAGCCAGCCAGCGCCTCACCAAGGACATTGCCGCCATCCAGGCCTACGCCGCACGCAACAAGCTGGTGCTGCTGAAAACGCCTGGCGGCACGCACTACGTCATCACCAAGCCCGGCACCGGCGCTAAACCCCTGAAAGGCCAGACCGTGTCGGTGCTCTACAAAGGCGCCCTGCTCAGCGGCAAGGTCTTCGACTCGTCGGAGAAGAACGGCGGCCAGCCCATCGAGTTTCCGATTGGCGTAGGCCAGGTGATTCCGGGCTGGGACCAAGCTATTCCGCTGCTGCCCAAAGGCAGCAAAGCCATCCTGCTCATCCCCTCAGCCCAGGCCTACGGCTCCCGCGGCGCCGGCCCCGACATCCCACCCCACTCCATCCTGCGCTTCGACGTGGAGCTGGTGGATAAGAAGTAA
- a CDS encoding DHH family phosphoesterase → MSTISELKELLSQPRQVFITTHHKPDADALGSSLGLAGYLRKKGHSVTVVTPSDYPNFLAWMPGNEEVVVYERRENDAQVRDIINAAEVLFCLDFSCLGRINEMGEYIRHAPGTKVLIDHHQEPEAFADLDYSNSSAAATAELVFEVIRDLGDQDLIDKGIGECLYAGIMTDTGSFRHPSTSRNVHLIIAELLNAGINLSDVHRRIYDSHSEQRLRFLGFVLKDKLTVLREYNTAYIAITQAELKEYDSKTGDTEGLVNFALSIEGIVFAAVMIDRGQAIKISFRSVGDFSVSSFSRDHFQGGGHHNAAGGISYERLEPTVQRFLGLLPQYQNRLVTAPLAVAPPSA, encoded by the coding sequence ATGTCCACAATATCTGAGTTAAAGGAGTTGCTGTCGCAGCCCCGGCAGGTCTTCATCACCACCCACCACAAGCCCGACGCCGATGCCCTGGGCTCGTCGCTGGGGCTGGCGGGCTACCTGCGTAAAAAAGGTCATTCCGTGACGGTTGTGACGCCTTCCGACTACCCCAACTTCCTGGCCTGGATGCCCGGCAACGAGGAAGTAGTGGTGTATGAGCGCCGCGAAAACGATGCCCAGGTGCGCGACATCATCAACGCCGCCGAGGTGCTGTTCTGCCTGGACTTTTCCTGCCTGGGCCGCATCAACGAGATGGGCGAGTACATCCGCCACGCCCCCGGCACCAAGGTGCTCATCGACCACCACCAGGAGCCCGAGGCCTTTGCCGACCTCGACTACTCCAACTCCAGCGCCGCCGCCACGGCCGAGCTGGTGTTTGAGGTGATCCGCGACTTGGGCGACCAGGACCTGATCGACAAGGGCATCGGCGAGTGCCTGTACGCGGGCATCATGACCGATACGGGCTCGTTCCGGCACCCCAGCACCTCGCGCAACGTGCACCTGATCATTGCCGAACTGCTCAACGCCGGCATCAACCTCTCCGACGTGCACCGCCGCATCTACGACTCGCACTCCGAGCAGCGGTTGCGCTTCCTGGGCTTCGTGCTGAAGGACAAGCTCACAGTGCTGCGCGAGTACAACACGGCCTACATTGCCATCACCCAGGCCGAGCTCAAGGAGTACGACTCCAAAACCGGCGACACCGAGGGCCTCGTCAACTTTGCGCTCAGCATCGAGGGCATCGTGTTTGCGGCGGTGATGATTGACCGCGGGCAGGCCATCAAGATTTCATTCCGCTCCGTGGGCGACTTCTCGGTGAGCAGCTTCTCGCGCGACCATTTCCAGGGCGGCGGCCACCACAACGCCGCTGGCGGCATCAGTTACGAGCGACTGGAGCCCACCGTGCAACGTTTCCTCGGGTTATTGCCTCAATACCAAAACCGACTGGTGACGGCCCCGCTGGCAGTTGCGCCGCCTTCCGCGTAA
- a CDS encoding alkene reductase, protein MASKLLSSAQLGSLTLENHLAMAPMTRARSLANVPGPLVAEYYAQRATAGLIITEGTSPSANGLGYARIPGLFSQEQVAGWKLTTDAVHAKGGKIFVQFMHTGRVSHPLNMPEGTEMVAPSAIAAAGDMWTDQQQMQPQPTPRALTTEEVKGLVQDFAKAAKLAVEAGFDGVELHAANGYLLEQFLNPHSNQRTDEYGGSLENRARFVLEVADATVAAIGAERTGIRLSPWSTFNDMALADDIDALYEYLATELQQRNLVYLHLINQENPKCAATIDSLRAKFTNTLILCGGYNAEQAEAELEKGRADLVAFGRDYISNPDLAERFEQHAPLTPGDQSTFYAPGPEGFHQGYTDYPTLAEKPAQA, encoded by the coding sequence ATGGCTTCCAAACTTCTTTCCTCGGCCCAGCTGGGCTCGCTCACGCTTGAGAACCACCTCGCCATGGCGCCTATGACGCGCGCCCGCTCGCTGGCCAACGTGCCCGGCCCACTGGTGGCTGAGTACTACGCCCAGCGCGCCACGGCTGGCCTCATCATCACCGAAGGCACCTCGCCCTCGGCCAACGGCCTGGGCTACGCCCGCATTCCCGGCCTGTTCAGCCAGGAGCAGGTAGCCGGCTGGAAGCTGACCACCGACGCCGTGCACGCCAAAGGCGGCAAGATTTTCGTGCAGTTCATGCACACCGGCCGGGTATCGCACCCCCTCAACATGCCCGAAGGCACCGAAATGGTGGCCCCCTCGGCAATCGCCGCCGCCGGCGACATGTGGACCGACCAGCAGCAGATGCAGCCCCAGCCCACGCCCCGCGCCCTCACGACCGAGGAAGTAAAAGGACTAGTGCAGGATTTCGCGAAGGCGGCCAAGCTGGCTGTTGAGGCTGGTTTTGATGGCGTGGAGCTGCACGCTGCCAACGGCTATCTGCTCGAGCAGTTCCTCAACCCCCACAGCAACCAGCGCACCGACGAGTACGGTGGCAGCCTGGAAAACCGCGCCCGCTTCGTGCTGGAAGTAGCCGATGCTACGGTCGCTGCCATCGGGGCCGAGCGCACCGGCATCCGCCTCTCGCCTTGGAGCACGTTCAACGATATGGCCCTCGCCGACGACATCGACGCGCTGTATGAGTACCTGGCCACCGAGCTGCAGCAGCGCAATCTGGTGTACCTGCACCTGATCAACCAGGAAAACCCGAAGTGCGCCGCGACCATCGACAGCTTGCGGGCCAAGTTCACCAACACCCTCATCCTGTGCGGCGGCTACAACGCCGAGCAGGCGGAAGCTGAGTTGGAAAAAGGCCGCGCTGACCTCGTAGCCTTCGGCCGCGACTACATCAGCAACCCCGACCTGGCCGAGCGCTTCGAGCAGCACGCGCCCCTCACCCCCGGTGACCAGAGCACGTTCTACGCCCCTGGCCCCGAGGGCTTCCACCAAGGCTACACCGACTATCCAACCCTAGCCGAAAAGCCAGCCCAGGCGTAG
- a CDS encoding REP-associated tyrosine transposase → MNPYDYQRNLPHILPPGESVFITFRLAGSLPERVVEELRMEFAAPVAAEPWEASYARQKRYFGKFDRLLDGSSSGPVWLREPAIAALVVQSLRYFEGQAYELVCYCIMPNHVHFVASLSETGRAMMRTLQSIKAHTAREANKLLGRTGQFWHRESYDHVIRNPEEMRNIISYTLENPVRAGLVDDWRQWPHTWWHEM, encoded by the coding sequence ATGAACCCCTATGACTACCAGCGTAATCTGCCGCATATACTGCCGCCCGGTGAATCAGTGTTCATCACGTTCCGGTTAGCAGGGTCGCTGCCCGAGAGGGTGGTGGAAGAGTTGCGGATGGAGTTTGCGGCACCGGTTGCAGCGGAGCCTTGGGAAGCATCTTATGCGCGGCAAAAGCGCTACTTCGGCAAGTTCGACAGGCTGCTGGATGGTTCTTCTTCCGGGCCGGTCTGGTTGCGCGAGCCAGCCATAGCTGCGCTGGTTGTGCAGAGCCTGCGGTACTTCGAAGGGCAGGCGTACGAGTTGGTTTGTTACTGCATCATGCCCAATCATGTGCATTTCGTGGCTTCCCTGTCTGAAACCGGCCGTGCTATGATGCGGACGCTGCAATCCATCAAAGCCCATACTGCCCGAGAGGCCAACAAGCTGCTGGGCCGTACCGGCCAGTTCTGGCATCGGGAAAGCTACGACCACGTAATCCGCAACCCGGAGGAAATGCGCAATATCATCTCCTACACGCTCGAAAATCCTGTGCGGGCGGGCTTGGTAGATGACTGGCGGCAATGGCCGCACACCTGGTGGCATGAAATGTAA
- a CDS encoding nucleoside permease: protein MSTKLRLIILSFLQFFIWGSWLITIGAYWFQTKQWSGSEFGAIFSTMGIASIFMPSLMGIVADKWMNAEKLYGILHILGGVVLCTIPMVADPSTFFWVILLNMIFYMPTLALSIAVSYSVLKRQGLDVVKDYPPIRVWGTIGFIVAMWTVSLLGFEKSASQFYIAAAAAFALGIYSFTLPACPPTAKDTPSRSLVDVLGLKSFALLRDTKMLTFFLFALLLGAALQLTNAYGDTFLHDFDKVPAYKDTFAVKYPAIIMSISQVSETLFILAIPFFLRRFGIKQVMLFSMIAWVLRFGLLAYGTPDQPGIWLIVLSCIVYGMAFDFFNISGSLFVETQTASSIRASAQGLFMMMTNGFGAVLGSSVSGVVIEKYFTAADGVTKDWHGIWLAFAAYALIIAVLFVILFKHTHNPQEVAATEHPEPLLATEV, encoded by the coding sequence ATGAGTACCAAGTTGCGGCTCATTATTCTGAGCTTTCTACAGTTTTTTATCTGGGGTTCGTGGCTGATAACCATTGGGGCGTACTGGTTCCAGACCAAGCAGTGGTCGGGGTCCGAGTTTGGGGCCATTTTCTCCACCATGGGCATTGCGTCCATCTTCATGCCCTCGCTCATGGGCATCGTGGCCGATAAATGGATGAATGCTGAGAAGCTCTACGGCATCCTGCACATCCTGGGCGGCGTGGTCCTGTGCACCATCCCGATGGTAGCCGACCCGAGCACCTTCTTCTGGGTGATTCTGCTGAACATGATTTTCTACATGCCCACGCTGGCCCTCAGCATTGCCGTCTCGTACTCGGTGCTCAAGCGCCAGGGCCTGGATGTGGTAAAGGATTACCCGCCCATCCGGGTGTGGGGCACCATCGGCTTCATCGTGGCCATGTGGACGGTGAGTCTGCTGGGTTTCGAGAAGTCGGCCAGCCAGTTTTACATTGCTGCCGCCGCGGCATTTGCGCTGGGCATCTACTCCTTCACGCTGCCAGCCTGCCCGCCCACGGCCAAAGACACGCCCAGCCGCTCGCTGGTGGACGTGCTCGGCCTGAAGTCGTTTGCGTTGCTGCGTGACACCAAGATGCTCACCTTCTTCCTGTTCGCCTTGCTGCTGGGTGCAGCCCTGCAGCTCACCAACGCCTACGGCGACACCTTCCTGCACGATTTCGACAAAGTTCCGGCCTACAAAGACACGTTTGCCGTGAAGTACCCGGCCATCATCATGTCCATCTCGCAGGTGTCGGAAACGCTGTTCATTCTGGCTATTCCGTTCTTTTTGCGCCGCTTTGGCATCAAGCAGGTGATGCTGTTCAGCATGATTGCCTGGGTGCTGCGCTTCGGCCTGCTGGCCTACGGCACTCCGGATCAGCCCGGCATCTGGCTGATTGTGCTGTCCTGCATCGTCTACGGCATGGCCTTCGACTTCTTCAATATTTCCGGCTCGCTGTTCGTGGAAACCCAGACGGCCTCTTCCATCCGGGCCAGCGCGCAGGGCCTGTTCATGATGATGACCAACGGCTTCGGCGCGGTGCTGGGCAGCTCGGTCAGCGGCGTGGTTATCGAGAAGTACTTCACCGCCGCCGACGGCGTAACCAAGGACTGGCACGGCATCTGGCTCGCTTTTGCCGCTTACGCCCTGATTATTGCGGTGCTGTTCGTTATCCTGTTCAAGCACACCCACAACCCGCAGGAAGTGGCCGCCACCGAGCACCCCGAGCCGCTGCTGGCCACCGAAGTCTAG
- a CDS encoding superoxide dismutase → MAFELPKLPYDYAALEPHIDAQTMEIHHSKHHQAYVTNLNNAVAGTELEGKSIEDLMQNIASAPAAVRNNGGGHWNHSFFWQILGPNGGGEPTGAVGEAIMKAFGSYEKFKEEFTKAATTRFGSGWAWLCKQADGSVAISSTPNQDNPLMPDTGIKGTPLLGLDVWEHAYYLKYQNRRPDYVAAFYNAINWDEVNKRFAEAA, encoded by the coding sequence ATGGCTTTCGAACTGCCCAAACTGCCCTACGACTACGCCGCCCTGGAGCCGCACATTGATGCGCAAACCATGGAAATCCACCATAGCAAGCACCACCAGGCCTACGTTACCAACCTTAACAATGCCGTAGCCGGCACGGAGCTGGAAGGCAAGAGCATCGAAGATTTGATGCAGAACATTGCCTCGGCTCCGGCCGCGGTGCGCAACAACGGCGGTGGCCACTGGAACCACTCCTTCTTCTGGCAGATCCTCGGCCCGAACGGCGGCGGTGAGCCAACGGGTGCCGTAGGCGAAGCCATCATGAAGGCGTTCGGCAGCTACGAGAAGTTCAAGGAAGAATTCACGAAAGCCGCCACCACGCGCTTCGGCTCGGGCTGGGCCTGGCTGTGCAAGCAGGCCGACGGCTCGGTGGCTATTTCCTCGACGCCCAACCAGGACAACCCGCTGATGCCCGACACCGGCATCAAAGGCACGCCGCTGCTGGGCCTCGACGTGTGGGAACACGCCTACTACCTCAAGTACCAGAACCGCCGTCCCGACTACGTGGCCGCCTTCTACAACGCCATCAACTGGGATGAGGTAAACAAGCGCTTCGCCGAAGCCGCCTAA